A section of the Pseudomonas fluorescens genome encodes:
- a CDS encoding LysR family transcriptional regulator: MDLFQAMTVYVKVVETGSMTAAAQACGLSTTMVGNHLRALEQRLGVSLLKRTTRKQSLTEFGGLYYQRCLEVLGLVANSEQLAEQIHSEAPQGLLRITAPPAFGAERLAPALSAFSRRYPQIQLYVVLSNQAMDLIDSGFDVAIRLGELQLSSLIARPLQDYTMTLCASPDYLARRGTPQQPMDLQKHDCLAFAYPSTDDWRNADKLWRLRGAEGEVEVAVSGPMTINSSQALHRAAVEGMGIVMLPDALVGADILAGRLVALLPGYQSPSRPMHLLYAQDRYRLPKLRAFVDFAIEQWAR; encoded by the coding sequence ATGGATCTGTTCCAGGCAATGACCGTCTACGTCAAAGTGGTGGAGACCGGCAGCATGACTGCGGCGGCGCAGGCCTGTGGCCTGTCGACCACCATGGTCGGCAACCACCTGCGTGCCCTGGAGCAGCGCCTCGGTGTCAGCCTGCTCAAGCGCACCACCCGCAAGCAAAGCCTGACCGAGTTTGGCGGCCTCTATTACCAGCGCTGCCTGGAGGTGTTGGGGTTGGTGGCCAACTCCGAGCAGTTGGCTGAACAGATCCACAGCGAGGCGCCACAAGGGCTGCTGCGCATCACCGCCCCGCCCGCCTTCGGTGCCGAGCGCCTGGCACCGGCGCTCAGTGCGTTTTCCCGGCGCTACCCGCAGATCCAGCTGTATGTGGTGTTGAGCAATCAAGCGATGGACCTGATCGACAGCGGCTTCGACGTTGCGATCCGCCTGGGTGAACTGCAACTCTCCAGCCTGATCGCCCGGCCCTTGCAGGACTACACCATGACCTTGTGCGCATCGCCGGATTACCTGGCCCGCCGGGGCACACCCCAACAGCCCATGGATTTACAGAAGCATGATTGCCTGGCATTCGCCTATCCATCGACCGATGACTGGCGCAACGCCGACAAACTTTGGCGCCTGCGGGGAGCCGAGGGCGAGGTAGAAGTCGCCGTATCCGGGCCCATGACTATCAACAGTTCCCAGGCCCTGCACCGTGCGGCCGTCGAAGGCATGGGCATCGTGATGCTGCCCGACGCCCTGGTCGGTGCCGATATACTGGCGGGCCGGCTGGTGGCGCTGCTGCCAGGCTATCAGTCACCTTCGCGCCCGATGCACCTCTTGTATGCACAGGACCGCTATCGCCTGCCCAAGCTGCGGGCCTTCGTCGATTTCGCGATCGAACAATGGGCGCGCTAG
- a CDS encoding HAD family hydrolase produces MTIRAVVFDFGGVLFDWSPQYLYRKLITGDQERQWFLENICTQAWNTEQDAGRSLAEATQSLIAEHPQHEALIRAYYDRWPEMLRGLLADGVAILEDLHEAKVPLFGLTNWSAETFPYARANYPFLKYFRNIVVSGEVKLIKPDPAIYRASFDQVRAHLPDIRAEELVFIDDVAENANAASALGWHGIHHISPEQTRRELQALGVSV; encoded by the coding sequence ATGACGATTCGTGCAGTAGTTTTTGATTTCGGCGGTGTCCTGTTTGACTGGAGCCCGCAGTATCTGTACCGCAAACTGATTACCGGTGACCAGGAACGCCAATGGTTCCTTGAGAACATCTGCACCCAGGCCTGGAACACTGAACAGGACGCTGGGCGCTCCCTGGCTGAAGCCACCCAGAGCCTGATTGCCGAACACCCGCAACATGAGGCCTTGATCCGGGCCTACTACGACCGCTGGCCTGAAATGCTGCGCGGCCTGCTCGCCGACGGGGTGGCGATTCTTGAAGACCTGCATGAAGCCAAAGTACCGTTGTTCGGCTTGACCAACTGGTCCGCAGAAACCTTCCCCTATGCCCGCGCCAACTACCCGTTTCTCAAATACTTTCGCAACATCGTGGTGTCCGGCGAGGTGAAGCTGATCAAGCCTGACCCGGCGATCTACCGTGCCAGCTTCGACCAGGTCCGTGCCCATCTGCCGGATATCCGGGCTGAAGAGCTGGTATTTATCGACGATGTGGCCGAAAACGCCAATGCCGCCAGTGCTCTGGGCTGGCACGGTATACACCACATATCACCTGAACAGACCCGCCGTGAGCTACAGGCCCTGGGGGTGAGTGTCTAG